A portion of the Chromobacterium sp. IIBBL 290-4 genome contains these proteins:
- a CDS encoding DNA translocase FtsK, with protein sequence MRFFKRKAVVKNSQTPLPPQLVSLFREAWWLLMAVAAVYLVLVLASYSPSDPSWSHSSSDPTIRNYGGAFGAWLSDMLLYILGFSAWWLVVFCLVAIGWGYKRMESWGLKLTPITTAAIAGFFLLLISSASFEAIVLEGKAVTLPLQAGGMFGHFIGKGFSHALGLSGAYLLLGVLAAIGFSLFTGLSWLNLMEKIGTVLEEGVVQLWQNWQAKKDREIGKEIAQKREEKVSVAKKKIEETTPVRIEPPVLDVPVSPKASKPVQQSLFADPKDAALPGLSLLDAPKELLEPVSQDTVEYTSRLIERKLADFGVDVKVIAAYPGPVITRYEIEPAVGVKGAQIVNLMKDLARALSLVSIRVVETIPGKTYMGLELPNPKRQIVKLTEIIGSDGYQNMASRLTMALGKDIAGQPVSADLAKMPHVLVAGTTGSGKSVAINAMILSLLYKATPKEVRLIMVDPKMLELSVYEGIPHLLAPVVTDMKHAANALNWCVGEMERRYKLMSKMGVRNLAGFNQKIKDADKSGEKIPNPFSSTPETPEPLDTLPLVVVVIDELADLMMVAGKKIEELIARLAQKARAAGIHLILATQRPSVDVITGLIKANIPTRIAFQVSSKIDSRTILDQMGAETLLGQGDMLYLPPGTGYPNRVHGAFVSDDEVHHVVEFLKTTGEPNYIEGILTGQADGDDSSAGGIDGESDGESDPLYDEAVAIVVKTRKASISSVQRHLRIGYNRAARLIEQMEAAGLVSSMESNGNRTVLAPARED encoded by the coding sequence ATGCGATTTTTCAAGCGCAAAGCCGTCGTCAAGAATTCCCAGACGCCGCTGCCGCCTCAGCTGGTCTCCCTGTTTCGCGAAGCATGGTGGCTGCTGATGGCCGTAGCGGCCGTCTACCTTGTGCTGGTGCTGGCCAGCTACTCGCCATCCGACCCGTCGTGGTCGCATAGCTCCTCCGACCCCACCATCCGCAACTACGGCGGCGCTTTCGGCGCGTGGCTGTCGGACATGCTGTTGTACATCCTGGGCTTTTCCGCCTGGTGGCTGGTGGTGTTCTGCCTGGTGGCCATAGGCTGGGGCTATAAGCGGATGGAAAGCTGGGGGCTGAAACTGACGCCCATCACCACCGCCGCCATCGCCGGCTTCTTCCTGCTGCTGATTTCCAGCGCCAGCTTCGAAGCCATCGTGCTGGAAGGCAAAGCCGTCACCCTGCCCCTGCAGGCTGGCGGCATGTTCGGCCACTTCATCGGCAAAGGCTTCTCCCACGCCCTGGGGCTCTCCGGCGCCTACTTGCTGCTGGGCGTGCTGGCCGCCATCGGCTTTTCGCTGTTCACCGGCCTGTCCTGGCTCAATCTGATGGAAAAGATAGGCACGGTGCTGGAAGAAGGCGTGGTGCAGCTGTGGCAGAACTGGCAGGCCAAGAAGGACCGCGAGATCGGCAAGGAAATCGCGCAGAAGCGCGAGGAAAAGGTGTCGGTCGCCAAGAAGAAGATCGAGGAAACCACGCCGGTGCGCATCGAGCCGCCGGTGCTGGACGTGCCGGTATCGCCCAAGGCGAGCAAACCGGTGCAGCAATCGCTGTTCGCCGACCCCAAGGACGCCGCCCTGCCCGGCCTGAGCCTGCTGGACGCGCCCAAGGAGCTGCTGGAGCCGGTATCGCAGGACACGGTGGAATACACCTCGCGGCTGATCGAACGCAAGCTGGCGGATTTCGGCGTCGACGTGAAAGTCATCGCCGCCTATCCCGGCCCGGTGATCACCCGTTACGAAATCGAACCCGCGGTCGGCGTCAAGGGCGCGCAGATCGTCAATCTGATGAAGGACCTGGCGCGGGCGCTGTCGCTGGTGTCCATCCGCGTGGTGGAAACCATACCCGGCAAAACCTATATGGGCCTGGAGCTGCCCAACCCCAAGCGCCAGATCGTCAAGCTGACCGAGATCATAGGCTCGGACGGCTACCAGAACATGGCCTCGCGCCTCACCATGGCGCTGGGCAAGGACATCGCCGGCCAGCCGGTGTCGGCCGACCTGGCCAAGATGCCGCACGTGCTGGTGGCGGGCACCACCGGCTCGGGCAAATCGGTGGCCATCAACGCCATGATTCTGTCTTTGCTGTACAAGGCCACGCCCAAGGAAGTGCGGCTGATCATGGTGGACCCCAAGATGCTGGAATTGTCGGTGTATGAAGGCATTCCTCATCTACTGGCCCCTGTGGTGACCGACATGAAGCACGCGGCCAACGCGTTGAACTGGTGCGTGGGCGAGATGGAACGGCGCTACAAGCTGATGTCCAAGATGGGCGTGCGCAATCTGGCCGGCTTCAACCAGAAGATCAAGGATGCGGACAAGAGCGGCGAGAAAATCCCCAATCCGTTCAGTTCGACCCCGGAAACGCCGGAGCCGCTGGATACGCTGCCGCTGGTGGTGGTGGTGATAGACGAATTGGCCGACCTGATGATGGTGGCCGGCAAGAAGATCGAAGAGTTGATCGCCCGCCTGGCGCAAAAAGCGCGCGCGGCCGGCATTCACTTGATCCTGGCCACCCAGCGGCCATCGGTGGACGTGATCACCGGCCTGATCAAGGCCAATATCCCGACGCGGATCGCCTTCCAGGTATCCAGCAAGATCGACAGCCGCACCATTTTGGACCAGATGGGCGCGGAAACGCTGCTGGGCCAGGGCGACATGCTCTACCTGCCGCCCGGCACCGGCTACCCCAACCGCGTCCACGGCGCTTTCGTTTCCGACGATGAAGTCCATCACGTGGTGGAATTCCTCAAAACCACCGGCGAGCCGAATTATATCGAGGGCATTCTCACCGGCCAGGCGGATGGCGACGACAGCTCGGCCGGCGGCATCGACGGCGAATCGGATGGCGAATCCGACCCGCTGTACGACGAAGCCGTAGCCATTGTGGTGAAAACCCGCAAGGCCTCGATCTCCTCGGTGCAGCGCCATCTGCGCATAGGCTATAACCGCGCGGCCCGCTTGATTGAACAGATGGAAGCCGCCGGCCTGGTATCGTCCATGGAGAGCAACGGCAACCGCACCGTGCTGGCTCCGGCTCGCGAAGACTGA
- the hemH gene encoding ferrochelatase: MPRYLTEPEFRHDYAPKIGVLLINLGTPDAPTAKALRPYLKEFLSDPRVVEIPRLPWWLILNGIILNTRPKQSAKKYASIWTQEGSPLLTHTRAMAKLLHGQLGEMGLRGLAVDYAMRYGNPSIESVIGKMRAQGVERLLLLPLYPQYAASSSASAIDEAFRVLTRLRNMPEVRTVRHFHDDPGYIAALAAQVSKQWQYGQQPDKLVMSFHGVPRYTRDKGDPYHCECQKTGRLLAEALGLRQDQYVISFQSRFGRTEWLKPYTSEVLAELGKAKTAKVDVICPGFVGDCLETLEEIAMEGKQTFLSHGGGQFRYIPCLNEDSQWIISLATIAKNNLAGWIETPAEDSQQRSARAHALGAVK; this comes from the coding sequence ATGCCCCGCTATCTGACCGAACCCGAATTCCGCCATGATTACGCGCCCAAGATCGGCGTGCTGCTGATCAACCTGGGCACCCCGGACGCGCCCACCGCCAAGGCGCTGCGTCCTTATCTCAAAGAATTCCTGTCCGACCCGCGCGTGGTGGAAATTCCGCGCCTGCCCTGGTGGCTGATCCTCAATGGCATCATCCTCAACACCCGCCCCAAACAGTCAGCCAAGAAATACGCCAGCATCTGGACCCAGGAAGGCTCGCCGCTGCTGACCCACACCCGCGCCATGGCCAAGCTGCTGCATGGGCAATTGGGGGAAATGGGCCTGCGCGGCCTGGCGGTGGACTATGCCATGCGCTACGGCAATCCCTCGATTGAAAGCGTCATCGGCAAAATGCGCGCCCAGGGCGTGGAGCGCCTGCTGCTGCTGCCGCTCTATCCGCAATACGCGGCCTCCTCCAGCGCCAGCGCCATTGACGAAGCCTTCCGCGTGCTGACGCGTTTGCGCAATATGCCAGAGGTGCGCACCGTGCGGCACTTCCACGACGATCCGGGCTATATCGCCGCCCTGGCGGCGCAAGTGAGCAAGCAGTGGCAATACGGCCAGCAGCCGGACAAGCTGGTGATGAGTTTTCATGGCGTACCGCGCTACACCCGCGACAAAGGCGACCCCTATCACTGCGAATGCCAGAAAACCGGCCGGCTGCTAGCCGAGGCGCTGGGGCTACGCCAGGATCAATATGTCATCAGTTTCCAGAGCCGCTTCGGCCGCACTGAATGGCTCAAACCCTATACCAGCGAGGTGTTGGCCGAGTTGGGCAAAGCCAAAACGGCTAAAGTGGACGTGATTTGCCCCGGCTTCGTCGGAGATTGCCTGGAGACGCTGGAGGAAATCGCCATGGAAGGAAAACAGACCTTCCTCAGCCATGGCGGAGGCCAATTCCGCTACATTCCCTGCCTGAACGAAGATTCGCAATGGATAATCTCACTTGCGACTATTGCGAAGAATAATCTGGCGGGCTGGATCGAAACTCCGGCAGAAGATAGCCAACAGCGCTCAGCACGTGCGCATGCGCTGGGGGCTGTGAAATGA
- a CDS encoding branched-chain amino acid ABC transporter substrate-binding protein: MNNYARLSLIATATLALAACGKQEQAASGQAASSAPAQAAAASSGGDGSVIKIGQVSPMSGPISHLGKDNEYGAKLAIEDLNAQGVEIGGKKVKFELVSEDDQGDPKIGTQVAQRLVDAGVVGVVGHLNSGTTIPASKIYSDAGIPQISPSATNPDYTKQGFKTTFRVIANDIQQGKALGEYAVTGLKAKKIAIIDDRTAYGQGLADQFEGAVKAKGGEVVKREFTNNNATDFNAILTSIKATKPDLVFYGGMDAQAGPLAKQMQRLGIKAKLMGGDGWQTPEFIKLAGDASDGQYASSCGVSRDKMPGFKTFDEKFKKEFNTDVQIYAPFEYDAVMVLVDAMKRAKSTDPKAYLPEVGKTDYQGVTGKIAFDDKGDIKNGAVTVYQVKNGKWEVVSTVGGDGK, translated from the coding sequence ATGAACAATTATGCTCGCCTCAGCCTGATCGCCACCGCCACCCTCGCGCTGGCCGCCTGCGGCAAACAGGAGCAAGCGGCTTCGGGACAAGCCGCATCCTCCGCGCCGGCGCAAGCCGCGGCCGCCAGCTCCGGCGGCGACGGCAGCGTCATCAAGATCGGCCAGGTTTCGCCGATGTCCGGCCCCATCTCCCACTTGGGAAAGGACAACGAGTACGGCGCCAAACTCGCCATCGAAGATCTCAACGCCCAGGGCGTGGAGATCGGCGGCAAGAAGGTCAAGTTTGAACTGGTGTCGGAAGACGACCAGGGCGACCCGAAAATCGGCACCCAGGTCGCGCAGCGCCTGGTTGACGCCGGCGTCGTCGGCGTGGTCGGCCACCTGAACTCCGGCACCACCATCCCGGCCTCCAAGATCTACTCAGACGCCGGCATCCCGCAAATCTCGCCGTCCGCCACCAACCCGGACTACACCAAACAGGGCTTCAAGACCACCTTCCGCGTGATCGCCAACGACATCCAGCAAGGCAAGGCGCTGGGCGAGTACGCGGTGACCGGCCTCAAGGCCAAGAAGATCGCCATCATCGACGATCGGACCGCCTACGGCCAAGGCCTGGCCGACCAGTTCGAAGGCGCGGTCAAGGCCAAGGGCGGCGAAGTGGTGAAACGCGAGTTCACCAACAACAACGCCACCGACTTCAACGCCATTCTCACCTCGATCAAGGCCACCAAGCCCGATCTGGTGTTCTACGGCGGCATGGACGCGCAAGCCGGCCCGCTGGCCAAGCAAATGCAACGCCTGGGCATCAAGGCCAAGCTGATGGGCGGCGACGGCTGGCAGACCCCGGAGTTCATCAAGCTCGCCGGCGACGCCTCCGACGGCCAATACGCATCCAGCTGCGGCGTATCGCGCGACAAGATGCCGGGTTTCAAGACCTTCGACGAGAAGTTCAAGAAGGAATTCAACACCGACGTGCAGATTTACGCGCCGTTTGAATACGATGCCGTGATGGTGCTGGTGGATGCGATGAAGCGCGCCAAATCCACCGATCCGAAAGCCTATCTGCCGGAAGTCGGCAAGACCGACTACCAAGGCGTGACCGGCAAGATCGCCTTCGACGACAAGGGCGACATCAAGAACGGCGCCGTCACCGTGTACCAGGTGAAGAACGGCAAGTGGGAAGTCGTGTCCACCGTCGGCGGCGACGGCAAGTAA
- a CDS encoding aminopeptidase P family protein: MDTIPQRIASLRAAMKNAGVDACLIPSSDPHLSEYLPKRWQARRWLSGFTGSMGTLIVTADFAGVWADGRYWVQAEQELAGTGVSLMKIDTAASSQHLQWLADSLQAGQTLAVDGDVLGLAAAKALQAALEPRGIRIHASIDLIDAIDPNRAPLPDAAIYQHASEFAPETRAAKLARVREEMAKAGAARHFISTLDDIAWLFNLRGSDVSYNPVFIAHALIERDSATLFVGAGKIDADLAAELARDGVNIAAYAETKPTLRALPADGALLIDPRRITLGLRQAVAEGVKLIEAINPSTLMKSRKSAAEAAHVRQAMEQDGAALAEFFAWFEANVNQTRITELTIDEEITAARARRPGFVSPSFGTIAGFNANGALPHYHATQEAHSEIKGDGLLLIDSGGQYLGGTTDITRVVAVGAPSAEQKRDFTLVLKGTMALSMARFPRGTLSPMLDALARAPLWQHDIDFGHGTGHGVGYFLNVHEGPQSISRAIPEPHMAMQEGMITSIEPGVYRAGQWGVRIENLVLNVASEKNQFGDFLKFETLTLCPIDRRCIDRALLNQAEIDWLNHYHAEVRERLLPLTQGAAQAWLLANTETL, translated from the coding sequence CTGGACACCATCCCCCAGCGCATCGCCTCGCTGCGCGCCGCCATGAAGAACGCTGGCGTCGATGCCTGTCTGATTCCGTCTTCCGATCCGCACCTTTCTGAATACTTACCCAAGCGCTGGCAAGCTCGACGCTGGCTATCCGGCTTCACCGGTTCGATGGGCACGCTGATCGTGACGGCTGACTTTGCCGGCGTATGGGCGGATGGGCGTTACTGGGTGCAAGCCGAGCAAGAGTTGGCCGGCACCGGCGTCAGCCTGATGAAGATCGACACCGCGGCGAGCAGCCAGCATCTGCAATGGCTGGCGGACAGCCTGCAAGCAGGACAAACTCTGGCAGTGGACGGCGATGTATTGGGCCTGGCCGCAGCCAAGGCGCTGCAAGCCGCGCTGGAGCCGCGCGGCATCCGCATCCACGCCAGCATCGATCTGATCGACGCCATCGACCCCAACCGCGCGCCGCTGCCCGATGCCGCCATTTATCAGCACGCCAGCGAATTCGCGCCGGAAACCCGCGCCGCCAAACTGGCCCGCGTGCGGGAGGAAATGGCCAAAGCCGGCGCGGCGCGCCACTTCATCTCCACCCTGGACGATATCGCCTGGCTGTTCAATCTGCGCGGCTCCGACGTCAGCTACAACCCGGTATTCATCGCGCACGCCTTGATCGAGCGCGATAGCGCCACCTTATTCGTCGGAGCGGGCAAGATCGACGCCGACCTGGCCGCCGAACTGGCGCGCGACGGCGTCAATATCGCCGCCTACGCGGAAACCAAGCCCACGCTGCGCGCGCTGCCTGCCGATGGCGCGCTGCTGATTGATCCGCGCCGCATCACGCTGGGCCTGCGCCAAGCTGTAGCGGAAGGCGTCAAGCTCATCGAGGCGATCAACCCCAGCACCCTGATGAAGTCGCGCAAGTCCGCTGCCGAAGCCGCTCATGTGCGTCAGGCAATGGAACAAGACGGGGCGGCGCTGGCCGAGTTCTTCGCCTGGTTCGAAGCCAATGTCAACCAGACACGCATCACCGAACTGACCATAGACGAAGAAATCACCGCCGCGCGTGCACGCCGCCCCGGCTTCGTCTCGCCCAGCTTCGGCACCATCGCCGGCTTCAACGCCAACGGCGCGCTGCCCCACTACCACGCCACCCAGGAGGCGCACAGCGAGATCAAAGGCGACGGCCTGCTGCTGATCGACTCCGGCGGGCAATACCTGGGCGGCACAACCGACATCACCCGCGTAGTGGCGGTCGGCGCGCCTTCCGCGGAACAGAAACGCGACTTCACGCTGGTGCTGAAAGGCACAATGGCCTTGTCCATGGCGCGCTTCCCGCGCGGCACCTTGTCGCCGATGCTGGACGCGCTGGCCCGCGCGCCGCTATGGCAGCACGACATCGACTTCGGCCACGGCACCGGCCACGGTGTGGGTTACTTCCTGAATGTGCATGAAGGCCCGCAAAGCATCTCGCGCGCCATCCCGGAACCGCACATGGCGATGCAGGAAGGCATGATCACCTCGATCGAACCAGGCGTCTACCGCGCCGGACAATGGGGCGTGCGCATCGAAAACCTGGTGCTCAACGTGGCGTCCGAGAAAAACCAGTTCGGCGATTTCCTCAAGTTCGAAACGCTGACATTGTGTCCCATCGACCGCCGCTGCATCGACCGCGCGCTGCTGAACCAGGCGGAAATCGACTGGCTGAACCACTACCACGCCGAAGTCCGCGAGCGCTTGCTGCCATTGACGCAAGGAGCCGCCCAGGCATGGCTGCTGGCCAATACTGAAACTTTATAG